The following proteins are encoded in a genomic region of Desulfobacterales bacterium:
- a CDS encoding alpha/beta hydrolase yields MENLLKYVYVSNNYKIAYLQSGKGTPMIFLHNGGLDHRIWDFQIEKFSKNYEVFALDLLGYGQSDKPEVEYTLNLYVDILSDFIEKLGLANVILVGHCIGSATTLSYTIKNPDNVKAIILFNLVTKKILLDGYAGYSYKVLTNAPVRYFLKQLSEKFVPDKWMLKFVVPVLYGKKGEPDNEFIEHFYDLNTSPSQLRVLYSLLLNFESFKQLDQFTKPTNFPKSLLIWGVDNKILPVNSGKKFAEKLKPDVINLFEECGHLVMRENSKEVNECIENFINEFLSSSESL; encoded by the coding sequence ATGGAAAATTTACTTAAATATGTTTATGTATCGAATAATTATAAAATTGCTTATTTGCAGTCTGGAAAAGGAACTCCCATGATTTTTTTGCATAACGGAGGGCTTGACCATCGTATATGGGATTTTCAAATTGAAAAGTTCAGTAAAAATTATGAGGTATTTGCCCTTGACCTTCTTGGATATGGTCAATCTGATAAGCCTGAAGTAGAATATACTTTAAATCTTTATGTTGATATTTTATCAGATTTTATTGAAAAGCTTGGATTGGCGAATGTTATACTTGTAGGTCATTGTATAGGATCGGCAACTACTCTTTCCTATACTATAAAAAATCCGGATAATGTTAAAGCTATTATTCTTTTTAATCTTGTAACAAAAAAAATATTATTAGATGGCTATGCGGGCTATTCATACAAAGTACTGACTAATGCACCTGTGCGATATTTTCTTAAACAATTATCAGAGAAATTCGTTCCAGATAAATGGATGCTAAAATTTGTAGTTCCTGTACTTTACGGGAAAAAGGGCGAGCCTGATAATGAATTTATTGAGCATTTTTATGATCTTAACACATCTCCATCACAGCTAAGAGTTCTTTATAGCCTACTTTTGAATTTTGAAAGTTTTAAACAACTCGATCAATTTACAAAACCGACTAATTTCCCTAAATCTCTTTTGATATGGGGAGTTGATAATAAAATATTGCCGGTCAATTCCGGCAAAAAATTTGCTGAAAAATTAAAGCCAGACGTAATTAATTTATTTGAAGAATGCGGGCATCTTGTTATGCGCGAAAACAGTAAAGAAGTAAATGAATGTATTGAAAATTTTATAAATGAATTTTTAAGCAGTTCTGAATCTCTCTAA
- a CDS encoding AAA family ATPase, whose protein sequence is MNKPSIIAFLGKGGVGKTILSALFGKIFIEQGKKVLFIDADPAMGLSTALNISGFKTIGKSREEIIKIVKSAKTQEEKDGLSDVIDYLLLESVFDTAKFSMLAMGYTDTLGCYCPLNTILKTTIEYVSSKFDVVIIDAEAGIEQVGRQVVETVNYPIIVCDNSLRSINTAILLKETMARIPKMIPTKTGVIFNRVNEIDDSLMEKLRTEGLITYGQVSPDGLISEFDKKGISILTIDKNINPLLEIQKILSEMLKMN, encoded by the coding sequence ATGAATAAACCATCAATTATAGCTTTTTTAGGTAAAGGCGGAGTTGGAAAAACAATTTTATCCGCTTTATTTGGGAAAATATTTATTGAACAGGGAAAAAAAGTTTTATTTATTGACGCTGACCCTGCAATGGGTCTTTCTACAGCACTTAATATAAGCGGTTTTAAAACCATTGGAAAGTCAAGGGAAGAAATAATAAAAATAGTGAAATCTGCAAAAACACAAGAAGAAAAAGATGGTCTTTCAGATGTTATTGATTATCTCCTTCTTGAGTCTGTTTTTGATACAGCAAAATTCAGTATGCTTGCTATGGGATATACTGATACTCTTGGATGTTATTGCCCTCTAAATACTATATTGAAAACAACTATTGAATATGTTTCTTCAAAATTTGATGTTGTAATAATTGATGCTGAAGCTGGTATTGAACAAGTAGGTCGGCAAGTAGTCGAAACTGTAAATTATCCAATTATTGTTTGTGATAATTCCCTAAGAAGCATCAACACCGCAATACTACTTAAAGAAACAATGGCAAGAATCCCTAAAATGATCCCAACTAAAACCGGTGTTATTTTTAATCGAGTAAATGAAATTGACGATTCGCTTATGGAAAAGCTTAGGACTGAAGGGCTTATCACTTACGGACAAGTTTCCCCTGACGGATTGATTTCTGAATTTGATAAAAAAGGGATATCAATATTGACGATAGATAAAAATATAAATCCCTTATTAGAGATACAAAAAATTTTGTCTGAAATGCTAAAAATGAATTAA